In the Arthrobacter zhaoxinii genome, one interval contains:
- the frr gene encoding ribosome recycling factor, producing MIEDTLKEAAEKMDKAVEVAKEDFSSVRTGRANPALFNRVLVDYYGSPTQLQQLASFATPDARTLLITPYDVSALRAIERALSDSEVGANPSNDGKVIRVIMPELTQDRRKEYVKIVRGKAEDAKVSVRNIRRKAKDGIDRLVKDSEVGEDDGARAEKDLDALTKAHTDSIDELLKRKEAELLEV from the coding sequence GTGATCGAAGACACCTTGAAAGAGGCCGCCGAAAAGATGGACAAGGCGGTGGAAGTTGCTAAGGAGGACTTCTCCTCCGTCCGTACGGGCCGCGCCAACCCGGCGCTGTTCAACCGGGTGCTGGTGGATTACTACGGTTCCCCGACACAGCTGCAGCAGCTGGCGTCCTTCGCCACCCCGGATGCCCGCACGCTGCTCATCACCCCTTACGATGTCAGCGCCCTGCGTGCCATCGAGCGGGCCCTGAGTGATTCCGAAGTAGGCGCAAACCCGTCCAACGACGGCAAGGTCATCCGGGTCATCATGCCCGAACTGACGCAGGACCGCCGTAAGGAATACGTCAAGATCGTCCGCGGCAAGGCCGAGGATGCCAAGGTTTCCGTCCGTAACATCCGCCGCAAGGCCAAGGACGGCATTGACCGCCTGGTCAAGGACAGCGAGGTGGGGGAGGACGACGGTGCCCGCGCTGAAAAGGATCTGGACGCCCTGACGAAGGCGCACACGGATTCCATCGACGAGCTCCTCAAGCGCAAGGAAGCCGAGCTTCTCGAGGTCTGA